The following are encoded in a window of Haloarcula halophila genomic DNA:
- a CDS encoding DUF7319 domain-containing protein, whose protein sequence is MADPDSTASNDTGVGEPVSVPDESADESDPDPDADTTDAEMDELREQVEQKYDFDDFGPADMAEMSAEEWEAVFDAETWITDEELLDRVERDLLTRVANRDVFARIERHHEPPHVLAYSDEGYAVVYPDGSIEGEGTVLRDVKPTVALCSMDSYEVPEEVPRNPLPEPETVPEGGGELGNWMLQAIAGAQLLAGLALIVGGGLATAGIIGDAGTSIALLFVAGFAFVGVSLVLFFTVANARLSDKFRAEEYRDRLRAIGLEDGERPEFVPEIEPEYDGDRADTDSSDEAGT, encoded by the coding sequence ATGGCCGATCCGGATTCGACCGCTTCCAACGACACTGGCGTGGGTGAGCCGGTTTCCGTTCCGGACGAGTCCGCAGACGAGTCCGATCCGGACCCCGACGCCGACACCACGGACGCGGAGATGGACGAACTCCGCGAACAGGTCGAACAGAAGTACGACTTCGACGACTTCGGCCCGGCCGACATGGCCGAGATGTCCGCCGAGGAGTGGGAGGCCGTCTTCGACGCCGAGACCTGGATCACCGACGAGGAACTGTTGGACCGGGTCGAACGCGACCTGCTCACGCGGGTCGCAAACAGGGACGTCTTCGCCCGTATCGAGCGCCACCACGAACCGCCACACGTCCTCGCCTACTCCGACGAGGGGTACGCTGTCGTCTACCCCGACGGCAGTATCGAGGGCGAGGGGACGGTACTCCGGGACGTCAAACCGACCGTCGCGCTGTGCTCGATGGACTCCTACGAGGTCCCCGAGGAGGTTCCGCGGAACCCGTTGCCCGAACCCGAAACCGTTCCGGAGGGCGGCGGCGAACTGGGCAACTGGATGCTCCAGGCCATCGCCGGTGCGCAACTGCTTGCCGGCCTCGCACTCATCGTGGGCGGTGGCTTGGCGACGGCCGGTATCATCGGCGACGCCGGGACCAGCATCGCGTTGCTGTTCGTCGCGGGGTTTGCCTTCGTCGGCGTCTCGCTCGTCCTGTTTTTCACCGTCGCCAACGCCAGACTTTCCGATAAGTTCCGTGCAGAGGAGTACCGCGACCGGTTGCGAGCGATCGGCCTGGAGGACGGGGAGCGCCCGGAGTTCGTTCCCGAGATCGAACCCGAATATGACGGGGATCGAGCCGACACGGATTCGAGCGACGAAGCGGGGACGTGA
- a CDS encoding cytochrome b translates to MSLERKDEHDHKGWMKKRDLSPIETVYLTALIWLDKRLRVVDYLEILEDLYYKVNMQMPKSHTEQYNLDNKFWYWYPLYALGSFSTVAYIVAAISGALLGFYYAPAAAAADGSPTVAYDSVMLIMGQLNLGYFLRSVHRWAAQVMVAAVFLHMLRVYFTGAYKEPRELNWLIGIVLISLTLVFGYTGYLLPWSQLSYWAGQIGVEMSLSIPLIGEWVAQLMFGGFTLSQATLQRMYILHVFFLPFITTAVIAVHIGIVWMQGIAEPH, encoded by the coding sequence ATGAGTCTAGAACGCAAAGACGAACACGACCACAAAGGCTGGATGAAAAAGCGGGACCTCTCGCCCATCGAGACGGTGTATCTGACCGCACTCATCTGGCTCGACAAACGGCTCCGGGTCGTTGACTACCTGGAGATCCTGGAGGATCTCTACTACAAGGTCAACATGCAGATGCCCAAGAGCCACACCGAGCAGTACAACCTCGACAACAAGTTCTGGTACTGGTACCCGTTGTACGCGTTGGGGTCGTTCTCGACGGTCGCGTACATCGTCGCGGCGATCTCGGGCGCGTTGCTCGGGTTCTACTACGCGCCGGCGGCCGCCGCCGCGGACGGCTCGCCGACGGTGGCGTACGACTCGGTGATGCTCATCATGGGCCAGCTCAACCTCGGCTACTTCCTGCGGTCGGTCCACCGCTGGGCCGCACAGGTGATGGTCGCCGCCGTGTTCCTGCACATGCTCCGTGTCTACTTCACGGGCGCGTACAAGGAACCGCGTGAGCTGAACTGGCTCATCGGGATCGTGCTGATCTCGCTGACGCTGGTGTTCGGGTACACCGGGTACCTGCTCCCGTGGAGCCAGCTGTCCTACTGGGCCGGCCAGATCGGCGTCGAGATGTCGCTGTCGATCCCGCTGATCGGCGAGTGGGTCGCACAGCTGATGTTCGGCGGGTTCACGCTCTCGCAGGCGACACTGCAACGGATGTACATCCTGCACGTGTTCTTCCTGCCGTTCATCACGACTGCGGTGATCGCCGTCCACATCGGCATCGTCTGGATGCAAGGCATCGCGGAACCACACTGA
- a CDS encoding DMT family transporter gives MSTRRLDPRAGLVVAVLAVSTSAILIRWSDAPPVVAAFYRVLFTTALVAPVALGRHAEDLSALSRRDLLAAAATGVALAVHFAAWFESLSWTSVAASVTLVQSHPLFVAVGAWLVLDERVGRKTAVGVLVSVAGMAVMSIGDLLGGGVGPAPLYGNALAALGGLMTAGYLLAGRSLRQRLPLLPYVTVVYGVAAGCLLTITVASGTPIRGYPTHEWLLFLAMAVGPGVFGHTVLNWALEHVESSLVSVSLLGEPLGSALLAFVVLTEAPGTATLVGGAVVLGGVATTARARSAPE, from the coding sequence GTGTCGACGCGCCGACTCGATCCCCGGGCCGGGCTCGTCGTCGCCGTCCTCGCGGTCAGTACCAGCGCGATCCTGATCCGGTGGAGCGACGCCCCGCCCGTCGTCGCGGCGTTCTACCGGGTCCTGTTCACGACGGCGCTTGTCGCCCCGGTCGCGCTCGGACGGCACGCCGAGGACCTGTCGGCTCTGTCCCGGCGGGACCTCCTGGCAGCGGCGGCGACCGGCGTCGCGCTGGCGGTCCACTTCGCCGCGTGGTTCGAGAGCCTCTCCTGGACCAGCGTCGCGGCGTCGGTGACGCTGGTCCAGTCCCACCCGCTGTTCGTCGCGGTCGGGGCGTGGCTGGTCCTCGACGAGCGGGTCGGCCGGAAAACGGCCGTCGGCGTCCTCGTCTCCGTCGCCGGGATGGCCGTGATGTCGATCGGGGACCTGCTGGGCGGTGGCGTCGGACCGGCCCCGCTGTACGGGAACGCCCTCGCCGCGTTGGGGGGCCTGATGACCGCCGGCTACCTGCTCGCGGGTCGGTCGCTACGCCAGCGGCTCCCTCTGTTGCCGTACGTGACGGTCGTCTACGGCGTCGCCGCTGGGTGTCTCCTCACGATTACGGTCGCCAGCGGGACACCGATCCGTGGCTACCCGACCCACGAGTGGCTGTTGTTCCTGGCGATGGCCGTCGGGCCGGGCGTCTTCGGGCATACGGTCCTCAACTGGGCGCTCGAACACGTCGAGTCCAGTCTGGTCAGCGTCTCGCTACTGGGTGAACCCCTCGGGAGCGCGCTGCTCGCGTTCGTCGTGCTTACAGAAGCGCCGGGCACGGCGACGCTCGTCGGCGGCGCAGTCGTCCTGGGCGGTGTTGCGACCACCGCACGAGCACGGTCGGCCCCGGAGTGA
- a CDS encoding DoxX family protein yields MSYQASNPLDEAFELKLDGPWTAYWLATLRVLTGWWFFHAGVTKLIEDGLAYSYGPAYMQQMTGTALGPIPVWMGNNLAWLIAPGVPLFETLIGLALMAGVLTRFASFGGVIFMTLFWIGNASFGHGLVNSDFMGLLLFITMIVLGTGRYYGLDAIIEKLQFVQRRPRLKYLLG; encoded by the coding sequence ATGTCCTACCAAGCAAGCAACCCCCTGGACGAGGCGTTCGAGTTGAAGCTCGACGGCCCGTGGACGGCCTACTGGCTGGCGACGCTGCGCGTGTTGACGGGCTGGTGGTTCTTCCACGCAGGTGTGACCAAGCTCATCGAGGACGGGCTGGCTTACAGCTACGGCCCGGCGTACATGCAGCAGATGACCGGCACTGCACTGGGGCCGATCCCGGTCTGGATGGGGAACAACCTGGCGTGGTTGATCGCGCCGGGCGTGCCCCTCTTCGAGACGCTGATCGGGCTGGCGCTGATGGCCGGCGTGTTGACGCGGTTCGCCTCCTTCGGCGGGGTCATCTTCATGACCCTGTTCTGGATCGGCAACGCCAGCTTCGGCCACGGTCTGGTCAACAGCGACTTCATGGGACTGCTGCTGTTCATCACCATGATCGTCCTGGGCACCGGCCGCTACTACGGCCTCGACGCCATCATCGAGAAACTCCAGTTCGTCCAACGACGCCCCCGGCTCAAATACCTGCTGGGCTGA
- a CDS encoding DUF7318 family protein — translation MASEGSTYGDIHRYEPPRESTAAAVGIVLLTVIQVFFVGLFTYGMLAGWASGIGTTLTVRLIEANMFLGGVLTVIFLDLAFIMLLYRKEFLPDVMIVKKRRRKWEDLYIRQEDVDGTTALDEEQLVDTIKRAVYPYYKK, via the coding sequence ATGGCCTCGGAAGGCTCCACCTACGGTGACATCCACCGTTACGAACCGCCTCGGGAGAGCACCGCAGCGGCCGTCGGGATCGTCCTCCTGACAGTCATCCAGGTGTTTTTCGTCGGGCTGTTCACCTACGGAATGCTGGCCGGATGGGCCTCCGGTATCGGGACGACGCTGACGGTCAGGCTCATCGAGGCCAACATGTTCCTCGGTGGCGTCCTGACGGTCATCTTCCTGGATCTGGCGTTTATCATGCTGTTGTACCGGAAGGAGTTCCTCCCCGACGTGATGATCGTCAAGAAACGCCGCCGCAAGTGGGAAGACCTCTACATCCGCCAGGAAGACGTCGACGGGACGACGGCCCTCGACGAGGAACAGCTCGTCGACACGATCAAACGCGCAGTCTATCCATACTACAAGAAGTAA
- a CDS encoding ubiquinol-cytochrome c reductase iron-sulfur subunit, whose protein sequence is MPLDEDKYPAETGRRRFVKGVVGSAALSSVGAGGLAAVDATTDAAGEGGGTTQFVGVENTDGPAPRGMPIIPIEIDGGQINGVWPEYDEDAGAAINRDFGGSGIDYSSAWFQYCGMQTAEGIYPQADQDNAFRHSPGTFSWQGEYEAGTALTVDMFSDYQEWGNGIGRAGVGKPASVTWRSDGDVTSIPVQILRSVEVERMANGEGEYAELPSSVQSFISAATDQGFIAWLNKCTHFCCVPGFKKNAGSANFGAADQIYCGCHQSVYDPFSPVQTTFVALPRPPQTE, encoded by the coding sequence ATGCCACTAGACGAAGACAAATACCCCGCCGAAACCGGTCGTCGTCGGTTCGTGAAAGGCGTCGTCGGCAGCGCGGCCCTCTCCAGCGTCGGTGCTGGTGGGCTCGCCGCCGTCGACGCGACCACGGACGCGGCCGGTGAAGGCGGTGGGACGACACAGTTCGTCGGAGTCGAGAACACGGACGGCCCCGCACCACGTGGGATGCCGATCATTCCGATCGAGATCGACGGTGGCCAGATCAACGGCGTCTGGCCCGAATACGATGAGGACGCTGGTGCCGCCATCAATCGTGATTTCGGCGGCAGCGGGATCGACTACTCCTCGGCGTGGTTCCAGTACTGCGGGATGCAGACCGCGGAAGGGATCTACCCACAGGCAGACCAGGACAACGCCTTCCGGCACAGCCCCGGGACGTTCTCCTGGCAGGGCGAGTACGAAGCCGGTACCGCGCTGACCGTCGACATGTTCTCGGACTACCAGGAGTGGGGCAACGGGATCGGTCGCGCGGGCGTCGGGAAACCGGCCAGTGTGACCTGGCGCTCTGACGGTGACGTGACGTCGATCCCGGTCCAGATACTCCGGTCGGTCGAGGTCGAACGGATGGCCAACGGCGAGGGGGAGTACGCTGAGCTCCCGAGCAGCGTCCAGTCGTTCATCTCGGCGGCTACCGATCAGGGATTCATCGCGTGGCTGAACAAGTGTACGCACTTCTGTTGCGTGCCCGGGTTCAAGAAGAACGCGGGGAGTGCGAACTTCGGTGCCGCAGACCAGATCTACTGTGGCTGCCACCAGTCCGTCTACGACCCGTTCAGCCCGGTTCAGACGACGTTCGTGGCGCTACCACGGCCCCCACAGACTGAGTAA
- a CDS encoding NAD(P)/FAD-dependent oxidoreductase, with protein MTDVLVVGGGPAGLSAALFTAKNGLDTVVYDTDETWMHKAHLFNYLGIDSKDGSAFQEDAREQVAGFGADIRDGEVESVEETDDGFAATVGDETVEATYLVLATGADRSLAESLGCAFDGDLVDVDVSMATSVEGAYATGAMVRDQEWQAIISAGDGGAAALDILSKEEGEHFHDFDVPEDAE; from the coding sequence ATGACTGACGTACTCGTCGTCGGCGGCGGTCCCGCCGGCCTCAGCGCAGCGTTGTTCACCGCGAAAAACGGCCTCGACACGGTCGTCTACGACACGGACGAGACGTGGATGCACAAGGCCCACCTGTTCAACTACCTCGGGATCGACTCGAAGGACGGTTCGGCGTTCCAGGAAGACGCCCGCGAACAGGTCGCCGGCTTCGGCGCCGACATCCGGGACGGCGAGGTCGAATCGGTCGAAGAGACCGACGACGGGTTCGCCGCGACGGTCGGCGACGAGACCGTCGAGGCGACGTACCTCGTGCTGGCGACCGGTGCCGATCGCTCGCTGGCGGAGTCGCTGGGCTGTGCCTTCGACGGCGACCTCGTCGACGTGGACGTCTCGATGGCCACGAGCGTCGAAGGCGCGTACGCGACCGGCGCGATGGTCCGCGACCAGGAGTGGCAGGCGATCATCTCCGCCGGTGACGGCGGGGCCGCGGCGCTTGACATCCTCTCGAAAGAAGAGGGCGAGCACTTCCACGACTTCGACGTGCCTGAAGACGCCGAGTAA
- a CDS encoding peroxiredoxin family protein, with amino-acid sequence MLDAGDAAPDFDLRGTAGGQTGAYRLSAAAGQAPVVVAFYAEDFTPRCRRYLAALRDADWDTLTDGIAVFGVASGGMETHREFAADLDLPFPLLVDHAGVDAQFGVQRPDGTTRRAAFLVDGRCRVQFAWADDGTGTVPDLDPLFDAVSTL; translated from the coding sequence ATGCTCGACGCTGGTGACGCGGCGCCCGACTTCGACCTCCGGGGGACCGCTGGTGGACAGACGGGTGCCTACCGACTCTCCGCTGCTGCCGGACAGGCGCCCGTCGTCGTCGCGTTCTACGCAGAGGATTTCACACCCAGATGCCGGCGATACCTGGCTGCGCTCCGGGACGCGGACTGGGACACGCTCACCGACGGGATCGCGGTCTTCGGTGTGGCCTCGGGCGGGATGGAGACACACCGCGAGTTCGCGGCGGACCTCGATCTCCCCTTTCCGCTGTTGGTCGATCACGCCGGCGTCGACGCACAGTTCGGCGTCCAGCGCCCCGATGGGACGACGCGACGAGCGGCGTTTCTCGTCGACGGGCGCTGTCGCGTCCAGTTCGCGTGGGCCGACGACGGGACGGGGACGGTCCCCGATCTCGATCCGCTCTTCGATGCCGTCTCGACGCTGTAA
- a CDS encoding DUF7321 family protein, with product MVSDGVIATVALVSVTLSFPCFVYGAYYIIETEPVTWDVLMHHLKFVVTGLVLTTVPMLGWMLPRLPDQLGGLSAVHAYLGLQAYALLAFGGTGIVRIFRAKQRHDLYNDYDEDLLLDEIGGDTMSHWRSRLRIGVFGYVIFWMLAYVVGFARYVLRYAV from the coding sequence ATGGTCTCTGACGGGGTCATCGCCACGGTCGCCCTAGTGTCGGTGACACTGAGCTTCCCCTGTTTCGTCTACGGCGCCTACTACATCATCGAGACCGAGCCGGTCACCTGGGACGTGCTGATGCATCACCTGAAGTTCGTCGTCACCGGACTGGTGTTGACGACGGTCCCGATGCTCGGCTGGATGCTCCCCCGGCTTCCCGACCAACTCGGCGGGTTGTCGGCGGTCCACGCCTACCTCGGGCTCCAGGCCTACGCGCTGTTGGCCTTCGGCGGGACCGGGATCGTCCGCATCTTCCGGGCAAAACAGCGACACGACCTCTACAACGACTACGACGAGGACCTCCTGTTGGACGAAATCGGCGGCGATACGATGAGCCACTGGCGCTCTCGGCTCCGGATCGGCGTCTTCGGCTACGTCATCTTCTGGATGCTGGCCTACGTCGTCGGCTTCGCTCGGTACGTGCTCCGGTACGCGGTTTGA
- a CDS encoding SRPBCC family protein: MDTYDRQVRVNAPLERVWEFHSAGDGLVALTPDWMHLRIEEARGPDGELDPDVLEVGSTVVSTVQPFGVGPRQRWVSDIVAREEGDGEAMFRDVMREGPFPHWEHTHRFVADGPDATIVEDSVEYELPGGPLGRAVGPLGVVGFEPMFRYRHRTTKELLEA, encoded by the coding sequence ATGGATACCTACGACCGACAGGTCCGTGTGAACGCGCCGCTGGAACGGGTCTGGGAGTTCCACTCCGCAGGTGACGGTCTCGTGGCGCTGACCCCCGACTGGATGCACCTCCGTATCGAGGAAGCACGCGGACCCGACGGGGAACTCGACCCCGACGTACTGGAGGTCGGATCGACGGTCGTCTCGACGGTACAGCCCTTCGGCGTCGGCCCGCGCCAGCGCTGGGTCTCGGACATCGTCGCCCGAGAGGAGGGCGACGGCGAGGCGATGTTCCGCGACGTGATGCGTGAGGGGCCGTTCCCCCACTGGGAACACACCCACCGGTTCGTCGCCGACGGTCCGGACGCGACCATCGTCGAGGATAGCGTCGAGTACGAACTGCCGGGCGGCCCGCTCGGGCGTGCGGTCGGCCCGCTGGGTGTCGTCGGCTTCGAACCGATGTTCCGATACCGGCATCGGACGACCAAGGAGTTGCTGGAGGCGTAG
- a CDS encoding halocyanin domain-containing protein, which produces MNRREFVRTAGGAAGTAAALSATGSAAAQEDGGGGQTVPDYGGYLGQVGNFDGPTSTVDATGQDTVTVEVGVQANGGAYGFGPPAVHVDNGATVQWEWTGEGGGHNVVQDNGETLDSGSAVSSSGVNYEHTFEEDGIYTYYCVPHEGLQMKGAIAVGSDYPTQTIGGGGPVEVDPHYAGVPIQPHFVGIGAGLAIFLPLVFTFFTLKYGESPHTSGGNN; this is translated from the coding sequence ATGAACAGACGGGAGTTCGTCCGGACCGCAGGGGGTGCCGCCGGGACAGCGGCTGCCCTCAGTGCCACCGGTTCGGCAGCCGCCCAAGAGGACGGCGGCGGTGGCCAGACGGTCCCGGACTACGGCGGCTACCTCGGCCAAGTCGGGAACTTCGACGGACCGACGAGTACCGTCGACGCAACCGGGCAAGATACGGTAACAGTCGAGGTTGGTGTCCAAGCCAACGGCGGCGCGTACGGGTTCGGTCCGCCGGCGGTCCACGTCGACAACGGCGCGACCGTTCAGTGGGAGTGGACCGGTGAAGGCGGCGGTCACAACGTCGTCCAGGACAACGGTGAGACGCTCGATTCCGGGAGCGCCGTCTCTTCGAGCGGCGTCAACTACGAACACACGTTCGAGGAAGACGGCATCTACACGTACTACTGTGTCCCACACGAGGGGCTCCAGATGAAAGGTGCCATCGCCGTCGGGTCCGACTACCCGACACAGACGATCGGTGGGGGCGGTCCGGTCGAAGTCGACCCCCACTACGCTGGCGTCCCGATCCAGCCACACTTCGTCGGGATCGGTGCCGGTCTCGCCATCTTCCTCCCGCTCGTGTTCACCTTCTTCACGCTGAAATACGGTGAATCGCCACACACCAGCGGAGGGAACAACTGA
- the nth gene encoding endonuclease III, whose protein sequence is MGTPLESRQEQAEAVVDRLHEEYPDSTISLNYSNRLELLVAVVLSAQCTDERVNEVTADLFESYRTPQDYAEASEEQLAEDIYGITFHNNKGGYLKGIGERIVDEHDGEVPDTMSALTDLPGVGRKTANVVLQHGHDIVEGIVVDTHVQRLSRRLGLTENERPEAIEQDLLEIVPESEWQQFTHLLIDHGRAVCGARSAACVGCVLADICPSEQGDSEIDLASGEAW, encoded by the coding sequence ATGGGAACACCGCTGGAGAGCCGCCAGGAACAGGCCGAAGCAGTCGTCGACCGGCTCCACGAGGAGTACCCCGACTCGACCATCTCGCTGAACTACTCGAACCGGCTGGAACTGCTGGTCGCGGTCGTCCTCTCGGCACAATGTACCGACGAACGGGTCAACGAGGTGACCGCGGACCTCTTCGAGAGTTACCGGACGCCACAGGACTACGCCGAGGCCAGCGAGGAGCAACTGGCCGAGGACATCTACGGGATCACGTTCCACAACAACAAGGGCGGCTATCTCAAGGGGATCGGCGAGAGGATCGTCGACGAACACGACGGCGAGGTCCCCGACACGATGTCGGCGTTGACCGACCTCCCCGGTGTGGGCCGCAAGACGGCCAACGTCGTCCTCCAGCACGGCCACGACATCGTCGAGGGGATCGTCGTCGACACCCACGTTCAGCGGCTCTCACGCCGTCTCGGACTGACCGAGAACGAACGGCCAGAGGCTATCGAACAGGACCTGCTGGAGATCGTCCCCGAATCCGAGTGGCAGCAGTTCACCCACCTGCTGATCGATCACGGCCGGGCGGTCTGTGGCGCTCGCAGCGCGGCGTGTGTGGGCTGCGTGCTCGCGGACATCTGTCCCTCCGAGCAAGGCGACAGCGAGATCGATCTGGCAAGCGGCGAGGCCTGGTGA
- a CDS encoding RIO1 family regulatory kinase/ATPase yields MAFRRFLRGTVPWDQLEGVVRAVMDRYEESSARVEFLEADNWLSTPLVVNDHWFVKVITQQNSLVHALLTTGRNLGAFSSGTEGFFEHFGTPYEMAEHELAATERMRELGINAPEPVEAFEYEEMGVVVLEYLAEFETFDDLSSETVADHAPTVFEFLHRMHEDGLAHGDFRCENVLLADGEVYFIDATSVREDAIADARAYDLACALGALEPIVGADTAVDAAAQYYDTEALLAAEEFLDFVNIRPDHDFDAGNLRGAVEKLASGGPPE; encoded by the coding sequence ATGGCGTTCCGGCGGTTCCTCCGGGGGACAGTCCCCTGGGACCAACTCGAAGGCGTGGTTCGGGCGGTGATGGACCGGTACGAGGAGTCGTCGGCCCGCGTCGAGTTTCTGGAGGCGGACAACTGGCTCTCGACGCCGCTGGTCGTCAACGACCACTGGTTCGTGAAGGTGATCACCCAGCAGAACTCGCTGGTCCACGCGCTGTTGACGACGGGGCGGAACCTGGGGGCGTTCTCCTCGGGGACCGAGGGGTTCTTCGAGCACTTCGGGACCCCCTACGAGATGGCCGAGCACGAACTTGCGGCGACCGAGCGGATGCGCGAACTGGGCATCAACGCGCCGGAACCGGTCGAGGCCTTCGAGTACGAGGAGATGGGTGTCGTCGTCCTGGAGTATCTCGCGGAGTTCGAGACGTTCGACGACCTCAGTTCCGAGACAGTTGCGGACCACGCCCCGACGGTGTTCGAATTCCTCCACCGGATGCACGAGGACGGGCTCGCACACGGGGACTTTCGGTGTGAGAACGTCCTGCTGGCCGACGGAGAGGTGTACTTCATCGACGCGACGAGCGTCCGCGAGGACGCTATCGCCGACGCGCGGGCCTACGATCTGGCGTGTGCCCTGGGCGCGCTCGAACCGATCGTCGGCGCCGACACGGCCGTCGACGCCGCGGCACAGTACTACGATACGGAGGCGTTGCTCGCCGCCGAGGAGTTCCTCGACTTCGTCAACATCCGCCCGGATCACGATTTCGACGCCGGGAACCTCCGGGGCGCGGTCGAGAAGCTCGCGAGCGGCGGTCCCCCCGAGTGA
- a CDS encoding RtcB family protein: MTLELEGAHTTARVMVDDDSLVEEGCLDQIKTLIDHPAFTEPVRVMPDTHWGAGAPIGFTMPLADRVVPNIVGVDVGCGMCATNLGPELPLDDAERERRVREAVPMGRNVHGYDDAVHFVEEFPFDRANDVFEQFDEAFAERFGEHVAPIEFEFDGYDGDYFEGLCDRVLAAQRQGMDHIIKSAGTLGGGNHFVEFARARQSGDYWLVIHSGSRYLGKSVAEYWQSTATDRRTIGALREEIPEEYTQFLKFDPDTVESRDLYEWVTGGKGESYLEKERLRRELDGAEIEEAFDRLGRLQDAIHSDDGDRNTDLDWLEGREAHGYYVDMLFAQQYARWNRELMSDAICAAIGVDPVDRFQSVHNYIDFRDLTIRKGATPAREGQRLVIPFNMAEGSVIARGKGNDDYHRTAPHGAGRVMSRTQAHDVVDMDEFAEAMDGIYSESVVEAVRDEAPMAYKDVDTLLSAIEPTAEIVEWLDVVHNLKATS, translated from the coding sequence ATGACCCTCGAACTCGAAGGTGCCCACACCACGGCACGCGTGATGGTCGACGACGACTCCCTCGTCGAGGAAGGGTGTCTCGACCAGATCAAGACACTCATCGATCACCCGGCCTTCACCGAACCGGTCCGGGTGATGCCCGACACGCACTGGGGTGCCGGTGCACCGATCGGATTCACGATGCCGCTGGCCGACCGCGTCGTCCCGAATATCGTCGGTGTCGACGTGGGCTGTGGGATGTGTGCGACGAACCTGGGGCCGGAACTCCCCCTGGACGACGCCGAGCGCGAGCGCCGCGTACGTGAGGCAGTTCCTATGGGCCGGAACGTCCACGGCTACGACGACGCCGTCCACTTCGTCGAGGAGTTTCCCTTCGACCGGGCCAACGACGTCTTCGAGCAGTTCGACGAAGCCTTCGCCGAGCGGTTCGGCGAACACGTCGCCCCCATCGAGTTCGAGTTCGACGGCTACGACGGCGACTACTTCGAGGGGCTGTGTGACCGCGTGCTCGCGGCCCAGCGCCAGGGGATGGACCACATCATCAAGAGCGCCGGGACGCTCGGTGGCGGGAACCACTTCGTCGAGTTCGCCCGTGCCCGCCAGTCGGGCGACTACTGGCTCGTCATCCACAGCGGGTCACGGTACCTCGGGAAGTCCGTCGCGGAGTACTGGCAGTCGACGGCGACCGACCGCCGGACCATCGGCGCACTCCGGGAGGAGATCCCCGAGGAGTACACCCAGTTCCTGAAGTTCGACCCCGACACCGTCGAGTCCCGCGACCTCTACGAGTGGGTCACCGGCGGCAAGGGCGAGTCATACCTGGAGAAGGAGCGCCTCCGGCGCGAACTCGACGGCGCTGAGATCGAGGAGGCTTTCGACAGGCTCGGACGGCTCCAGGACGCGATCCACAGCGACGACGGCGACCGGAACACCGATCTCGACTGGCTCGAAGGCCGGGAGGCCCACGGCTACTACGTCGACATGCTGTTCGCCCAGCAGTACGCCCGCTGGAACCGCGAACTGATGAGCGACGCCATCTGTGCGGCCATCGGCGTCGACCCCGTCGACCGCTTCCAGAGCGTGCACAACTACATCGATTTCAGGGACCTGACGATCCGGAAGGGGGCGACGCCGGCCCGCGAGGGCCAGCGGCTGGTCATCCCGTTCAACATGGCCGAGGGGTCGGTCATCGCCCGCGGGAAGGGCAACGACGACTACCACCGGACCGCGCCCCACGGCGCTGGCCGCGTGATGAGCCGCACGCAGGCCCACGACGTCGTCGACATGGACGAGTTCGCCGAGGCGATGGACGGCATCTACTCGGAGTCGGTCGTCGAGGCGGTCCGGGACGAGGCCCCGATGGCCTACAAGGACGTCGACACCCTCCTGTCGGCGATCGAACCGACCGCCGAGATCGTCGAGTGGCTGGACGTCGTCCACAATCTCAAGGCGACGTCGTAG